In Pseudomonas sp. ADAK2, the genomic window GATGCTGTCGTATCACCAAAAGAGTTTTCTGATCGTCGATGATTTCTCGGATTTCCGCAGTTCCGTCAGGTCCATGCTGCGGGAGCTGGGCGTCAAGGATGTCGACACCGCTGATACCGGTGAACAGGCGCTGCGCATGTGTGCGCAGAAGTCCTACGATTTCATCCTGCAGGATTTTCATCTTGGCGATGGCAAGAAGAACGGTCAGCAGGTGCTCGAAGACCTGATGATCGAGAAGCTGATCAGCCATGAAAGCGTGTTTGTCATGGTCACCGCCGAGACCAGTCAGGCCATGGTGCTCAGTGCCCTGGAGCACGAGCCCGACGCTTACCTGACCAAGCCGTTCAATCGTTCCGGCCTGGCCCAGCGGCTGGAACGGCTGGTGCAGCGCAAAACCTTGCTCAAGCCGATCCTGCAGGCGCTTGACCGTGGTAAACCGGTGGAGGTGCTCAACGCCTGTATCGCCTTGTGCAAGCAGGACATCCGCTACTCGCCGTTGTGCCTGCGTTTTCGCGCCGATGCCCTGCGCGACCTGAATCAGAATGAGGCGTTGGAGCGACTCTACGACAGCATCATTGCTGATCGGCCTTTGCCCTGGGCGTTTGCCGGGTTGGGCAAATTGCTGTTCAAGCGCGGTCAGGTCGGCCAAGCCAAAGGCGTCTACGAAAAAGCGCTGAAGGTGTTCCCGATGATGCCGGCGCTCTACGATGGCATGGCTGATGTGCTGGTCGCCGAAGGCGATACCAAGGGCGCCCAGCGTGTGTTGGAGGAAGCCATTCGCCTGTCGCCATTGGCGGTGCGCCGGCAAGCATTGCTGGGTAAGTTGGCAATGACCAACGAAGATTTTGAAACCGCTTCCAAAGCCTATCGTCAGGCAGTGGCCCAAGGCGCTCAGTCCCGTTTCAAGGACGCGGAAAGCAATCTGGGCCTGGCTCACGCCTTGATCAGCAAAGGCAGTGAAAAGGGGCTGGACACCCGCACCCGCCTGGAAATCAACACGACCCTCAGCGCGGTGGCCAAGGAGAATCCCTCCGACCCCGGCCTGCAGATTCGTGCGCGGCTGATGAAAGCCACCAGCCTGCTGCTCAACGATGCCGAGACCGCCGAGAAGCTCACCGAACAAGCGATGATGCGCCTCGATGGCATGGAGCAATTCATGAGTGCCGAAGCGGCGCTGCTGGTGGCCAAGCAACTGCAAATGCTCGGACAGGCCAGTGCCGGTGCCTCGATGCTGAAAAACTGTGCCGAGATCTACGGCGACGACCCGACGGTGATGCAAGGCATCGCCAAGTTGACCGACGACCCGACCATCCTCAATGCCGGTAACGCCGCCGCCGACCTCAACCGTCAAGGCGTGCGGGTCTACAAGACCGGCAACCTGGTGGAAGCGCGGGACGTGTTCCGCAAAGCCCTGGCGCTGCAACCGAAGAACATCAGTATTGCGCTGAACATGGCGCAGTCACTGCTGCATGGCACCGACGCCAGCGCGCCTTCGGTGGAACTTGAAGAGTGTCGAGCCTGCCTGAAAATGGTGGGCCTGATGCCCGATACCGACCCGCGTTTTTCCCGTTATCAGAAGCTGCGAAGCAAGGCGTTTGGCGAATGAGCGACAGCGAACAGGCACTCGATTTCTCCACGGTGATTGCCTCTACCGTGCACGACATGAAGAACTCCCTGACCATGTTGATGCAGGCCCACAGCCAATGGCTGGCGCGGTTGCCTGATCAGCAGCACTCCAGGGAGCAAGGTGTTATCGACTTCGAATTTGCCCACCTCAACGGCATGCTGGTGCAGTTGCTGGGGCTGTATAAGCTCGGCGTCAACCAGATGCCGTTGCAGCCGGCTTATCACGAACTGGACGACTTTATTGAAGCGCAATTGGCGGCGCATCAAGAGGTGTTCGCCAGTCGCGGCATCATGGCGACGTACGAAGTCGATCCGCTGAGCCCGTTGGGTTTCTTCGACCGGGAACTGATCGCTTCGGTGCTGGCCAACAGCATCAACAATGCGATTCGCTATGCCAAGGATGCTTTGCTGGTCACGGTCAGCGACGAGGCCGGTCAGTTGGTGATCACCATCAACGATGATGGCGAGGGTTATCCGCCCGAGATGATCGAGCGCCAGGCTGATTACGTGCAGGGTATCAATCACAGCACCGGCAGCACGGGCCTGGGCCTGTACTTCGCCGGGCGGATCGCGGCATTGCATCAACGCAATGGCGTCGGTGGCTTCACACGAATCAGCAATGGCGGCCCGCTGGGTGGCGGCGTCTTCAGCCTCTACCTGCCCTGAGGTCGCCTTTACCGGTTTACGACGTTGTCCCGCTTTTTGTTCGCCGATGCTTGATATTCCGAACGGGCGGAGCCTATTTTGTACGGGTCGCCGTTCGCGGCTCGCACAACAACAAGGATTGCGTCATGACAACCGATGGCCAGCGTTCACTCGCTCAGCGATTGACGGGCATTGATGAGATTGAATGTGTCACGC contains:
- a CDS encoding tetratricopeptide repeat-containing response regulator — its product is MLSYHQKSFLIVDDFSDFRSSVRSMLRELGVKDVDTADTGEQALRMCAQKSYDFILQDFHLGDGKKNGQQVLEDLMIEKLISHESVFVMVTAETSQAMVLSALEHEPDAYLTKPFNRSGLAQRLERLVQRKTLLKPILQALDRGKPVEVLNACIALCKQDIRYSPLCLRFRADALRDLNQNEALERLYDSIIADRPLPWAFAGLGKLLFKRGQVGQAKGVYEKALKVFPMMPALYDGMADVLVAEGDTKGAQRVLEEAIRLSPLAVRRQALLGKLAMTNEDFETASKAYRQAVAQGAQSRFKDAESNLGLAHALISKGSEKGLDTRTRLEINTTLSAVAKENPSDPGLQIRARLMKATSLLLNDAETAEKLTEQAMMRLDGMEQFMSAEAALLVAKQLQMLGQASAGASMLKNCAEIYGDDPTVMQGIAKLTDDPTILNAGNAAADLNRQGVRVYKTGNLVEARDVFRKALALQPKNISIALNMAQSLLHGTDASAPSVELEECRACLKMVGLMPDTDPRFSRYQKLRSKAFGE
- a CDS encoding sensor histidine kinase; the encoded protein is MSDSEQALDFSTVIASTVHDMKNSLTMLMQAHSQWLARLPDQQHSREQGVIDFEFAHLNGMLVQLLGLYKLGVNQMPLQPAYHELDDFIEAQLAAHQEVFASRGIMATYEVDPLSPLGFFDRELIASVLANSINNAIRYAKDALLVTVSDEAGQLVITINDDGEGYPPEMIERQADYVQGINHSTGSTGLGLYFAGRIAALHQRNGVGGFTRISNGGPLGGGVFSLYLP